A segment of the Terriglobia bacterium genome:
GCAGAGGCGGCGGAAGTTCAAAAAGGCGAGACAATGGAATGGCTGGTGGAGGATCGAAACACTTTCATCCTCAAGCGCGTCCGCTCCCGAAACTCATTTCTCAAAAAGCGACACGCTCCTTGACTTGACGCGCATGCCTTACAGGGCTCATCCATCATTTGCGTCTTATCCCAGGGCTTGCGCCCATAAGCGCTAACTTAACCCACTTTCCCGACCTGGACTTGGACTTGGACGTGGACCTTGACGCTCTGCTGCGCCGCAAGCGATAAGAAGCGACCCGTAGCCTGAAAAAGGCTGGGCGTGCAAGAGTTTGTCTCCGCTCAAAAGGTCCACGTCTACGTCCAGGTTTAGGTCCAAGTCCACGTTTATTGGCAAAATCATTCCTATCTTAGCGCTTAAGGGCTTGCGCCCTGGGCTGAAAACTACGGCCGCCCTTTCAGGGCTTGCGGACGCCAACGGCTGCAGCCGCCAAGGGCTTCGGAGCTTGTAGCAACCGATGGCTCGCCGGAATGGCTGAGCCCGCCAGGGTCGCACCCTGTTTCCTTAACTAAACGCCATTCGGGACAGGCGCCATAACCTCGAAATTCCACAAAATCATTTCTACCAGTCAAGGAATAATTTGTAGGTTACGGCGCCTGTCCCCGAAATCGCTTGCTTATGCCCCGGTCCGCAGAGCGGACAAAGGATCCAGGCGGCTGGCTCGGCAGGCCGGAATCATGCAGGCGATCAGCGTGATCAGGATTACGGCCAGACTCCCCGTCAAGTTCGCAACCGGGTCGGTTGCGCTCGTTTCCACCAGCAGGTTTTCCAAAAGGCGACCGAGCGCCACCGCACCGACCAGGCCCAAAGCCAGGCCGGCCAGCAGATGCCTGAGGCCCTGTCTCAGCACCAGCCATCGTACACTCTTTCCGTCGGCTCCCAGGGCCATTCGTAAACCGATTTCCCGCCTCCGCTGGTTGACCGAAAAGGAGGTCACTCCATAGATCCCGATCGCCGAGAGCACGAGGGATATAACGGCGAAAGCGCCAAACAAGGCGCCAAATACCCGGTAGGGCCACAATTTCAGCGAGAGATGCTTTCCCATGGTCCTGATCCGGTAAAGAGGCAAGTCGGGATCCTCCAATTCAACCTGGCGCCTCACGGTTTGGACAAGCGATGCGGGGGGGACGCGGGTGCGCATCGCAATGCTGACGAACCTTGCCGCCGACTGGCGGAAAGGGACATAGACGATGCTTTCGAAGTCCGCGTCCTTTTCAATCTGCTGGTTCAGTTGTGGAACTACGCCGACCACGCGCAGCCAGGGGGTATTGGACTCGGGATTCAAACGGATCCGTTTCCCCAAAGGATCCTGGGAGGGCCAGTGCTCGGCCACGAATCTCTCATTGACGATTACGGCCTCTGATCCCGGCGCGCCATCCTGCGCGTCAAAGGCGCGGCCGCGCGTGAGATTGATGCCCAGCGTGTTGAAGTAATCCGGGCTGATGGCGATGGCGGGGATCCTGGGCAATTTCTCGATGTCGTCCACGGCCTGCCCTTCCATCTGCAGCGTCCCGGAAGTGGATCCATCAAGGGGAAGATGGGATGTGATGGCGACGGCGGCTATTCCCGGCGTGGCCTGCAGCCGTTGAAACAATTTCTCGTGGAAGGCGATGCGGTCGTCGGGCGTGGTGTATTTCAGCTCGGGCAATCCCAGGCGCACGGTCAGGACACTGTCGGGGTCAGTTCCCATATAGGTGTCTTGGGATCTGAGGAAGTCCTGGATCATCATGCCTGCCGACGACAGCAGGATCAGAGTCAATGTCAGTTGGGCTACCACGAGAGAAGAGGTCCACCGTCTCGATCCGGTCCCCGCGTCGCCGCCATGACCGCCTTCCTTCAACGCTTCAACGAGATTCACTTTCGTCGCCTTCAAGGCAGGGGCCAACCCGAAGATTATGCTGGTTAGAAAACATACGGCGCACAGATAGCTGAAGACCTTCCAGTCCATCGAAAAATCGAGCCAATAGGGGATCCCTTCGATATTGGCCAGCGACAAGGACACATCGAACCATTGCACGCCGGCGATCGCCAGGAGCAGGCCCAGGGCGCCGCCCAGGAACGCGAGCAGGATGCTCTCAATCAGCAATTGCCGGATGATGCGCCAACGGCCGGCTCCCAGCGCCACGCGGATGGAAATCTCGCGGGACCGGTAAACGGCGCGCGACAGCAGGAGATTAGCGACATTCACACAGGCGATCATCAGCACAAATCCGACGGCGCCCATCATGATCCAAAGCACCATTGCCATGCGCCCGGCGTTGTAGCGCTCATTGAAAGACATTACCTGCGCGCCGGCACCGGCGTTGGTTTTGGGATATGCCTGCGCCAGCTGGCCGGCAATGCCATTCAGCTCAATTTGCGCCTGCTGCGCCGATATGCCCTTGCCCAACCGGGCGAAAACCGCAAGATCGCGGAAGTCTCTGGCCTCGCGATCCCTGGTCTGGAGCAACGGCATCCACAGCTCCGCGTCGAAGGGGAACTTCATACCCTGCGGCATCACGCCGATCACCACGGCCGGCACGGAGTTGATGCGGATCGCTTTCCCCAGAATTTCCCGGTTTCCTCCATAGCGGCTTTGCCATATGCCATAACCCAGAATCACGACCGGCTGGGCCCCGCGCTGGTCTTCTCCGGACATGAAATCGCGTCCCAGGACCGGACTCAACCCGATGGTGCGGAAGGCATTGGTCGTGAGCCAGGCTCCACTCAGGCGTTCCGGGACGCCGCCCGAGTCGCTTACATTCATGGTTCCGGTCGTGAAAGCCGCCACATCCTGGAAGCTCCTCGTTTGACTGCGCCAGTCTCTGTAATCGGGATAGGATACGGACGTGGTTTTTGATCTCCCGGTGAGGTTTATGGACCCAAGATGGACAATCTCGTGGCCATCCCTAGAGGGCAGGCTCTTCAGAAGAATAGTATTGACGATGGTAAACACCGTGGTGTTGGCGCCAATCCCCAAGGCCAAGGCAAGAACAGCCACCGCGGCAAATCCGGGATTCTTCCGCATCATGCGCATCGCAAAACGCACGTCCTGAAGCAGACTCATTGCCGTTGCCTTTCGGCGGTAATTCCGCTTTGCATCCATTGTTCGGGAGGACGCCGGCCCCGTCACTGTGAAAAACGAGAATCCGACCCCTCCAGTTCGCACTTTTTTTGGAGTGGGGTCGGCCGATAACAACTCTATTCACCCGAAAATCCAATGCGAAAGTAGGTCTCCCAAAGGCCCTCAGGATCCGCGTCGGCAGTGTTTTTTGCGTGTAAGGCGTTCAGTGAATGGCCTGAGTTTTTTGCAGACAGTGGTGAGTTCGACCAGGTGGATTCCACGGTATCGTGACAGGCAACTGGCTGGCGAAGCATCCGCGTTACAGCCAATCGTACAAGCCCAAAGCAAAAAATATGGGCAAAAATCGAATTTGAGCGCGATTTCAGGGCTGGTGTTTTGCATATTTGTTCTGAAGACTTGATTTACTTCGATTCGACCCCGTTGCACGGTTTTGACGCACCCATAACAGCTGAAGTGTAGCCGGCTTGGCAAAATCATTCCTATCTTAGCGCTTATGGGCGCAAGCCCTGGGATAAGACGCAAATGATGGATGAGCCCTGTAAGGGCGATGCAGGAACGCCTGCAATGCCCCGATTACAAGGACCTTGCATCGCCCTTACAGGGCTCTCTTTGTTAACGGCTCCCCATTCCCAGGGCTCACGCCCCGGGCTGCGGACTGTGGACGCCCCTTTCGGGGCTTAAGCCCTTGCGTCTAGCACGCTCAAGACGATTCCAATCACCCTTATTTAAGCGCCATTCGCGCCTGTCCCCGAAATAGCAGGATTTTGCGGAATCAGTGTATAATCCGAATCATCAAAGACTCCCGGCAGTGTTCTGCCGCATTGCCAATTTTCATTATCAGTTTTGGGATCGGGGAGGAGACTTATGCGACGTGTGAAAGCGATTGCAGTCGTAGGCGTGGTGGTTTTTTCCGCTTGCTGCCTCATGGCGCAGGGTGGCACCCAAATTGCACCCCCCGGCAACCAGATCATCGAGCGCATTTCTCCTTCGGCTGTGCTGATTCTGGCAGGGAACGGTGACGGACAAGTGGCGGGACTCGGTTCGGGGGTCATCCTCCGGCCCGATGGAGTCATTCTCACGGCCAACCATGTTATCAAAGGCATGCGCGAGTTGCAGATCCGTCTGAAGAACGGGGAGGTTTATGACCAGGTGGAATTGATCGCAGCGGACGAACGTCGCGACGTTGCCGCACTGCGGATTCCCGCCATGGGGCTGCCGGTATTGCCCATGGGAAATTCCTCCAGCATACCGGTAGGCGCGCCGGTTTTCGCGATGTCGAACGGCGCCGGATTGCCCTGGACCGCTTCTTCCGGAATTCTGAGTGCGACACGAATGGCTGACGAAGTGCCGGGTGCGGGGAACGGATACAGACTCCTGCAGTTCACGGCGCCCATGTCGCCCGGTTCCAGCGGAGGCGTGTTGGTGGATGCGGAGGCCAGGATCCTGGGAATCATCATCGGATCATTCAGTATCGGCCAGAACGTCAACTTCGCCGTGCCGGTGGAGAACGTCGCGGGCCTGGGCAACGGATCCGGCGGAACGAAATTCGAATCAGGAGCGCGGCTGCAACTTCCTGGCGCGCCGGCAGCCTTTGCAGCGCCCTCTCCTTCCAATCCGCCGAAGATGGCGGCTGCCCCGAAGGACTTGACCCTGCCTCCACCGGAACAGCGCAAAATCCGCACGATATCCGTGCTCTCAAAAACCATCTACCTGCGCCGGGAACGCCTGCAGGATGACATGACGAAGACGCCACTGTTCCAGCAACTGGGTTTGCGCTTCGCCGACTATGGCCAGGTGGCCGATGTGGCGATAACCGTGGACAGGCCCGTCATGACGTACGACTGGACGTTTTCGTTGGTCTATCAACCACGGGATCTGACGTTGACCTCGGGAATGATCGAAGCCGTGGACGAATACGATGCCGGACCCAAGCTGGCCTCGGTGATTGCCGAACAGCTTGCCGCTGCGCTCATGATTCCGGCAGAGGCCCTGGATGCGGCCAAGCCCCCGGCGGGCGGAACCAGCTTCACTTCGCGTCAGACAGCGGTAACACCCGCGGACATATTGCGGACCGCGAGCACGATATTCGTGGAATCTCACACCATCTGGATGAAGGGGAACCTGCTGCAGGACGCACTCTATGTGCGTCCTGAAATTCGTACCTGGGGCATGAGGATCGTGGATGACCGCAACGGAGCCGACATCTATATCGATATCACCAGACCATTTCTGACTTATGACTGGGACTACAAGATGATCCACCTCAAGACGGGGACGGTGCTCGGGACAGGGAAAGTGCTCGCCATCGACGGCCCTGCCGCCGCCCAAAGGCTGGCAATTGAGATTGTGAATCGCATTCGCACCGTTCGCCCACCCGCACCGCAAAAGGCGCCATAGCGTGGGCGCCGCCGGCGCGACGGCGCCCCAGCCCGGACAACGCGCCCTCCCGCAACACACAAAGGAATGGTCCAGAAGCGCATCGATCGACTCGCAAATACGAGAGCATCAATCCAACAGACGCAGGTTTGCCGATGGATGTTTGTTGTCCTGAAGCCGGACGCACGAAAAATCCCCTGGGCCGCTGATCAGCCGCAGGATCGCGCTGTTTATTTGACTTGCAGTTTGGTCGCCTTGGTCACGCTGCCGTCGATGAGTTCCAGCGCAACCGTATAGCACCCTTTCCCCGCCGGCGCGCTCGACGAAGTGTCCCAGTTGAAGATGAACTGGTTGCTGCCGAACCGGAACGTGCTGTTGCCGGCCGCTCCGCCGGTTGGAGACCAGAGCTGGACAAATGAGGCGCTCAACCCTCCCGTGCATAGGCTGCCGGCACCGTTGAAATAGGCCCTGATCGACTTGACGGTGCCCAGGTCGCCCAGGAACTGTCCCTGGGCGTTCGTCAGCTGCCACTTGAACGGAATCACTTTGCCGAGATTGAACGAACCGGAATCGCTAGGCGCGGTGATCGTCCCGGTGGCGCTGAGGGGGGAGAGGAATCCCGAAAACACGAAATTCACGAAGTAGACGTTGGTAACCTGGGCCGTATTGCCGGCCCGATCGGCGGCACGGACCGTGAACGAGTTTGCCCCCGGCGTCGCCGTGTTGAAATTTGCACCGCTGGCAACCGTGCCAACGTAGGAGACGGCACCCGAAAGCGGGTCCGAGCAGGTGTAGCTCGAAGCCGCCACAGCCCCGAGGATGTACACGCCATTGGCAGCGGGGGAAGAAATCACGATTGCCGGCGGCGTCCTGTCGATTCTCACCGTTACTGAGGTCGGGATGCTCGTGTTGCCCGCGGCATCCGTACAGGTGCCGTTGACAACGGTTCCGGCTGTTTCGCTCGTGAAACCGGCCGGTGGAGTGCAGCTCAGAACGCCGCTCTGGACTTGACCGCCGGCGCCGGCGCTCGAAAAAGTTGCGGTCACAGGAATCGTATTGTTCCAGCCGGCGGCATTCGGAGGCGGGTTGACACTGAACGCCGGAGGGTTGGGCGGCGTCTTATCCAGCCTGACGGTTACCGAGGCAGAGGCCGAAAGCCCGGCATTGTTGGCGGCAGTGCAGGAAAAGACCGTGCCCGCAGTCTCGGTCGTCAGCACTGTCGGACTGCAACCGACAGATGAACCAATCCCCGAGCCCGTATCCACTACCGTCCAGGAGATGGTAACGTCCGAGTTGTTCCAACCGGCAGCGTTTGGCGAAGGAGTCACAACAGGCGAAATAAGGGGCGGAGACTTGTCGATCCGCACCGTGACCGATGCGGAGCTCGTGAGACCGGCGCCATTTGTGGCATTACAGGTGAAAGTCGTTCCTGCCGTATCGTCCGTAAGGCCGGGATTCAAGCAGAATGAAGAATAGAGCGCCGAAGGTGCGACACACCAACTGCCTGAACTGCAAAGTTGGTGACATCCCCAATTTCGACGAATCTCAGCTTCGCGGGCCATCCGGGATCGAACTCTGGAAAGCAGCGGTGATGGCAACGAAAAGAGCACGGTAATCATGGGCTGAGAAGCCGCCAAACAGGGCCCGCAAGTGCGCATTCTGGGAAGAGAGGAAGGTCGCCACGATGATGGGGCATCCCTGGACATTCGTCTGCTGAACCGGCGCGTGGGGACTGTTACGACTGCCCAGAAGGGAGCGATCCGGAACCTGAGCCTGAGGAAGATCCGAGCCCTCGTCGACTCTCTCCTCGACTTTCAATCCCGCGCCGACCCTGCCCGTTGGCGGGAGCGGCACGCATCCTGGACCCCCGGTTCTGATTTATCCGCAACACGCCGACAGAGCATTACCCGTAAGCAGGATCCTGCTGGGCAGGGAAAAGAATTGCAGCTCGTTTTTCCTATCCACAAGTGCTATCCTGCGCGGACGCAAGGAGGTCCATTCCGATGTTACACGCGCTGCCGTTTATTCTGGCATTGACTGTCCAGGCAGCGGGCCAGCAAACGCCGCCGCCCCCACCGGCTCGGGTAGTTCCCGCTCCGGTGGTCCAGCGGCCCGCTCCACGCCCGCTCTACGACGAGAAAGCCGACGCGAAAGCCGCCATCGAAGCCGCTGTTCATGCGGCGGCGACAGACGATATTCGCGTGCTCATCACCTGGGGAGCCAACGACGATGCGGGCTCGATGAAGTTCGCGGATGCAAGGAAGGCGCCCGAGATTGCTGAATCAACGCCGTCGTTCTTTTCGGACGAATACAGGGTCGTCAACGTCGACGTCGGGCATCTCGATAAGAACCTGGATCTGGCGAAGACCTATGGCGTGAAGCTCTCGGCCGACGGCCTGCCGGCGCTGACCGTACTCGACGTGACAGGCAAGGTCGTCGCGAATACGACGGCGGCGGCACTCCGGCCGGACGGCGATATCGCGGGCATCGATGCGCCCAAAGTCGCCGCCTTTTTGAAACAGCATCAGGCGCCGGCGCCCGATGCCGTCGCGCCATTCGAGGCTGCCCTGAAGCAGGCAGGGAAAGACGGGAAGACCGTCTTCGTCTGGTTTTCGGCACCCTGGTGAGGGTGGTGCCATAGGCTGGGCGCCTGGATGGCGACCGAAGACGTTGCATTATTGATGGCGAAAGAGTTCGTAACCGTGAAGCTTGACTACGATCGGGGGATTGGCGCGAAAGACATCGAGAAGCGTTACATCGACAAGGGACAGGGACTGCCGTGGTTCGCGTTCGCCGCGCCGGACGGCACGGCGATCGTGCACAGCACCCGTCCCAAGCTCGGCAACATCGGGCATCCGAATTCGCCGGACGAAGTCGAGTACTTCAAGACAATGCTGCAGAAAGCCCAGAAGCATCTGACCGATGCCGACATCGATGCTCTGATCACGTCGCTCGTGGCGTTCAACAAGGCCGCGAATAAAAAGTAGACTTCAGACCAGAACCACGAAGACCGCAAAGACCTCAAAGAGTAGTTTCTTTGTGGTCTTCGAGTTCTCCGTGGTTCACTTTTTCTCTGCCCGCGACATAACCGCTCGGCTGAGAGCTGGATCGTCTTTATCCGGCATATCCTGACGCATCCGGAATGCGATGCGGATCTGGTCGTCCTTGCAGGCGACCTGCTGATCGGCGGGTGGGAGGAAGAGCAGGCCGCGCAGGCTCGCACGGTCGTCATCCCCCTGCTACAGACGATTCCTGTGCCCGTGTGTTACATCATGGGCAATGACGATAGCGCAGACCTCGGCCATGAGGATGGAAGGATCAGGCCCATTCACGGCCGGCGCCTGGATTTTGATGCCTGCAACGTCGCCGGGTACCAGTACAGCACGCCATTCGTCGGCGGGTGTTACGAGAAGCCCGAGGACGAGATCGCTGCCGACCTTCGCCGGATTGAACCCATCCTCGATGAAACCACCATATTGGTCACGCACTCGCCGGCCTTCGGATATGCCGACCGCATTTATTCGGGCGCCAATGTGGGATCCCGCGCGCTTGCCGAGTTGCTGGCCCGGACATAGGAAGATTGTTCGGAATC
Coding sequences within it:
- a CDS encoding ABC transporter permease, with the protein product MSLLQDVRFAMRMMRKNPGFAAVAVLALALGIGANTTVFTIVNTILLKSLPSRDGHEIVHLGSINLTGRSKTTSVSYPDYRDWRSQTRSFQDVAAFTTGTMNVSDSGGVPERLSGAWLTTNAFRTIGLSPVLGRDFMSGEDQRGAQPVVILGYGIWQSRYGGNREILGKAIRINSVPAVVIGVMPQGMKFPFDAELWMPLLQTRDREARDFRDLAVFARLGKGISAQQAQIELNGIAGQLAQAYPKTNAGAGAQVMSFNERYNAGRMAMVLWIMMGAVGFVLMIACVNVANLLLSRAVYRSREISIRVALGAGRWRIIRQLLIESILLAFLGGALGLLLAIAGVQWFDVSLSLANIEGIPYWLDFSMDWKVFSYLCAVCFLTSIIFGLAPALKATKVNLVEALKEGGHGGDAGTGSRRWTSSLVVAQLTLTLILLSSAGMMIQDFLRSQDTYMGTDPDSVLTVRLGLPELKYTTPDDRIAFHEKLFQRLQATPGIAAVAITSHLPLDGSTSGTLQMEGQAVDDIEKLPRIPAIAISPDYFNTLGINLTRGRAFDAQDGAPGSEAVIVNERFVAEHWPSQDPLGKRIRLNPESNTPWLRVVGVVPQLNQQIEKDADFESIVYVPFRQSAARFVSIAMRTRVPPASLVQTVRRQVELEDPDLPLYRIRTMGKHLSLKLWPYRVFGALFGAFAVISLVLSAIGIYGVTSFSVNQRRREIGLRMALGADGKSVRWLVLRQGLRHLLAGLALGLVGAVALGRLLENLLVETSATDPVANLTGSLAVILITLIACMIPACRASRLDPLSALRTGA
- a CDS encoding S1C family serine protease encodes the protein MRRVKAIAVVGVVVFSACCLMAQGGTQIAPPGNQIIERISPSAVLILAGNGDGQVAGLGSGVILRPDGVILTANHVIKGMRELQIRLKNGEVYDQVELIAADERRDVAALRIPAMGLPVLPMGNSSSIPVGAPVFAMSNGAGLPWTASSGILSATRMADEVPGAGNGYRLLQFTAPMSPGSSGGVLVDAEARILGIIIGSFSIGQNVNFAVPVENVAGLGNGSGGTKFESGARLQLPGAPAAFAAPSPSNPPKMAAAPKDLTLPPPEQRKIRTISVLSKTIYLRRERLQDDMTKTPLFQQLGLRFADYGQVADVAITVDRPVMTYDWTFSLVYQPRDLTLTSGMIEAVDEYDAGPKLASVIAEQLAAALMIPAEALDAAKPPAGGTSFTSRQTAVTPADILRTASTIFVESHTIWMKGNLLQDALYVRPEIRTWGMRIVDDRNGADIYIDITRPFLTYDWDYKMIHLKTGTVLGTGKVLAIDGPAAAQRLAIEIVNRIRTVRPPAPQKAP
- a CDS encoding PxKF domain-containing protein → MTATFSSAGAGGQVQSGVLSCTPPAGFTSETAGTVVNGTCTDAAGNTSIPTSVTVRIDRTPPAIVISSPAANGVYILGAVAASSYTCSDPLSGAVSYVGTVASGANFNTATPGANSFTVRAADRAGNTAQVTNVYFVNFVFSGFLSPLSATGTITAPSDSGSFNLGKVIPFKWQLTNAQGQFLGDLGTVKSIRAYFNGAGSLCTGGLSASFVQLWSPTGGAAGNSTFRFGSNQFIFNWDTSSSAPAGKGCYTVALELIDGSVTKATKLQVK
- a CDS encoding DUF4351 domain-containing protein: MRILGREEGRHDDGASLDIRLLNRRVGTVTTAQKGAIRNLSLRKIRALVDSLLDFQSRADPARWRERHASWTPGSDLSATRRQSITRKQDPAGQGKELQLVFPIHKCYPARTQGGPFRCYTRCRLFWH